One Astyanax mexicanus isolate ESR-SI-001 chromosome 3, AstMex3_surface, whole genome shotgun sequence genomic region harbors:
- the gngt1 gene encoding guanine nucleotide-binding protein G(T) subunit gamma-T1 yields the protein MPVINVDDLTDLDKAKMEVTQLKVEVKLEREKVSKCCEEVMEYIQAGVEEDILVKGISEEKNPFKEKGGCVIC from the exons ATGCCGGTCATAAATGTAGACGATTTGACGGACTTGGATAAGGCAAAAATGGAAGTAACTCAGCTGAAAGTTGAGGTGAAACTAGAGCGAGAAAAG GTGTCTAAATGCTGTGAGGAGGTCATGGAATACATTCAGGCAGGTGTAGAGGAAGACATCCTGGTCAAAGGCATTTCAGAGGAGAAGAATCCATTCAAGGAGAAAGGTGGATGTGTCATTTGCTAA